Below is a window of Garra rufa chromosome 24, GarRuf1.0, whole genome shotgun sequence DNA.
gttgacgtggtgattttttaaagatgtagtaaaaaacataaccctaattttttatatctttaaagtgcagcatccaaactctttaaaacttttttcacacagagatctaatcattctgagcaagtgctggaaatataaattttatacaagcttcaatgaattaaagaaaattaaaaaaataactcagaaacctgctgtcactctggtgaatgtctctacagtatgtgtgtgcgttcagtcaggcacagagaagctcattattgcaggggggaggggtgagaggcagagagggagagagggtgacagagtagagagccatcctacagaccatctttgaacaaaaaatgcatgtactgtatgtagtgtaattacataaatatgtctgatctttgagagtccgatattttgagaaaatataaagggtcattaagtctttcattgttcgtattttgcagttgttgttttttatttattttttacttaactgtaccatgaacttgtcctattcagtcacatagcaaaagatttaaaaatacaactttttagcatgatcaatttatcttcattgatagacaatatttacatagtgttatttattgaatataaaataataataataaaaaattaagacagactttgacaacNNNNNNNNNNNNNNNNNNNNNNNNNNNNNNNNNNNNNNNNNNNNNNNNNNNNNNNNNNNNNNNNNNNNNNNNNNNNNNNNNNNNNNNNNNNNNNNNNNNNNNNNNNNNNNNNNNNNNNNNNNNNNNNNNNNNNNNNNNNNNNNNNNNNNNNNNNNNNNNNNNNNNNNNNNNNNNNNNNNNNNNNNNNNNNNNNNNNNNNNNNNNNNNNNNNNNNNNNNNNNNNNNNNNNNNNNNNNNNNNNNNNNNNNNNNNNNNNNNNNNNNNNNNNNNNNNNNNNNNNNNNNNNNNNNNNNNNNNNNNNNNNNNNNNNNNNNNNNNNNNNNNNNNNNNNNNNNNNNNNNNNNNNNNNNNNNNNNNNNNNNNNNNNNNNNNNNNNNNNNNNNNNNNNNNNNNNNNNNNNNNNNNNNNNNNNNNNNNNNNNNNNNNNNNNNNNNNNNNNNNNNNNNNNNNNNNNNNNNNNNNNNNNNNNNNNNNNNNNNNNNNNNNNNNNNNNNNNNNNNCATTGAAGTGAGTTGGTGTTTTTGTCACTCTTCTGAGGAAGATTCATTCACTTGTTTGGCAATTTACTCACATAGAGAAATTTTGatcagatattttaaaatgttcatcCAGTAATTTTGTAAGTgacctttgtttttgttttaaagatgttttctttggattgTTTGACTACTCAAAAAAGTATATAGGAAAATGGAATTTACTTAAAGGGATGgatcggagtagaattgacttcattgctatgcactccgaagcccttgtaaataccccatccgaagttttttttttaccttagtcgaacatttatggagatattagagtttttcgaattgcttgttacaggagtgaatggtacatgtgatgtatctcgtaaattgcaccactaaacgtgcaagtaatcttaccaaacttgtacagtagtgcaaataggttatgtactcacaaaacgctgcatcagaacatttgtaagtccaccatgagtgttttaaaaacacgttttacccgagaactactagtctcagaaactacaagtcgacgtcacttccctggtttgaaaaaagcacgtaaaagtcctcctactacatctgtgtgcatgtcaacttgtaggaggacttttacgtgcttttttcaaaccagggaagtgacgtcgacgtgtcgccatttgtagtttttgagactagtagggatcggctaaaacgtgtttttaaaacactcatggtggacttacaaatgttccgatgcagcgttttgtgagtacataacctatttgcactactgtacaagtttggtaagattacttgcacgtttagtggtgcaatttacgagatacatcacatgtaccattcactcctgtaacaagcaattcgaaaaactctaatatctccataaatgtttgactaaggtaaaaaaaacttcggatggggtatttacaagggcttcggagtgcatagcaatgaagtcaattctactccgaaccatccctttaatttgTGTTACTAGTTAGCTAATTTTCACACACCCAACCTCAAATGTGCTTTATtgaatgtttctttctttcttttcttctttgttttgtttttataactgtattgaactgtatctgaatcaaatgattcgtgatccacgcTCTGTAGTCTGTAGTCGCTtttctgaataatgatttgcgaaccgtAATTTCGAATATCAAATTATTTGTTACACAAAATGATTCGCCGAGTTctgttctgaatcaaaagatAGCGAATAGCTATCTGAATAGCGATTCGCGAACCATAATTTACGATCGGCACTTTGAGTGCGAATCTTGAATCATTTAATTCGCGAAATGATTCAAACCAGCTCCGAAGtcccgatatgaatcaaatgatttgcgaacccaaaGCCccaatctcaatcaaatgattcacaaacttgccagtaagtcccgttctgaatcaaatgatttgcgatccgcactCTAAAGGTTCTCTAAAATAGGTTGCAAATATTTAACGTTATAGTTCAAGTATGGATAAGAAAAATTGCTTGCAGAAAAATACTCCTTTTGTGagccaacattgctgtttttctgtgtaAACGTGCTAGACGATGTTTTTGACACTTGCGCTCGTGTCTTTTTTAGCGTCTCACACATGACACCGCTTTCTGAAGATGCAGCACCCAAGTTGCAAAAAGTTCAAACTTGTAAGAAGACACGTCTAGATCTCAACACCAGTGTCTTTTCATTCCACTGTCCTGCGTCTCATGTTTTATAAATGCAAAAACACATTCTGTGCGAATGGCCCCTCAGGCTGGTCTTGATGTACAAACTATAAGGCTCAAGAAAAGTTTTCATAGTACCAAGAAGACAAAATGACGTTAAGTTTAAAAATTCATGGCACAAcactttctttgtcatgtcataaaaactttatttttagctTAGGCTGAATCAAGTCTAATTTAAACATCATAAAATACCATTATCTCACAGTAGCATTATTTTCCTGAATGATTAGCGGTATGTTTTGTGATCCTGCTGGGCGTCTTAGTGCAGATCAGCGATAAAGCCAGTGTCGCCGCGCAGGTGCTGCTCCTGGATGGGTGATGGCTCCAAATGAGCCTGATCCCTTGTCCTGTCTGAAAGAGCAGGAAGAATTTAATTGGTGCACTTAACCTGTTTGACCAACAGTAATGCACCTTAAGGTCATCAATAATTTTTAGTTTTCCTTTTTAAATGACACATTCTGTCATTTTAAGTGACTTTTTGGTGTTCATTAGATGAGCAGAAGTGCACATGTGTCTCACCTGTTGTCGTCTGGTAGGAGATGTTATGTTGTGTTAAGAGTGATTGTAGCCGCTCTATCTCTGCTCgctgcttttcaaaatcctgttacAAACAAACACGTTAAATTCACAAGCAAAACTAAAGTTGAGTGCATTGTACATGTCCTGCACAAAATGTATGAATTAAGCTTCATGaatttttgcattttgcatttttcATATCAAATTTCCATCCATTTATATTAAATGGTTTAAACATAAACTAATCAACTTAATGTGATGCATGTTTGAAACAGGTAATTAAATCAAATTAGTTTCAAACTATTTGTGTCCGCAGCCACCGTCATACTTTTACACGTAAATGCATtatgattatttaaataaaattaaataaatgcaaatacacTACTTGTCAAAAGTTAgcttttgttaatgttttttaaagaagtcttttctgctcaccaagtctgcatttatttgatccaaagtacagtaaaatgttgaaatatatttattttttaaagtaactgttttctatttgaatatattttgaaaatgtaatttattcctgattttaaagctgaatttttagcatcattactccagtcacacaatacttcagaaatcattctaatattctgatttgctgctcaaaaatatttattattattattattatgctgaaaacagctgagtagaatttttttcaggtttctttgatgaatagaaaattcagataaatagcatttatctgatttAGAAAttatctgtaacattataaatgactttatcatcacttttgatcaatttaaagcatccttgctaaaataaaagtattcatttctataaacctataaaagaaaaataatatatgtacagtgtataatgttacaaaagttttttattttagataaatgctgatctttagatctttctctTCATCAAAGGATCATGaataaatgtactcaactgttttacatattgataataataataattagtagtaatgtttcttgagcagcaaatcagcatattagaatgatttctgaaggatcatgtgacactgaagaatggagtaatgatgctgaacatttagctttgaccgcagaaataaattacatttgaaaatatattcaaatagaagttattttaaatagtaagatatttcaaacttttacagtttctactgtactttggatcaaataaatgcaagcttggtgagcagaagagacttaaaacattaaaaatcttactattcaaaaacttttgactgatagtgtagttAACATGCATCACATTATGTTTATTAGTCTGTTTAAAACTGTGCAATCCAAATGAATGGACGTATTATATCCAATCCAAATGCATAAATCTTAAATTTAAGACTAAATATTCGTCTGTCTGACCTGTGTGCACTGCTCCAGACTCTGATGTGTCAGAGACGACGTCTTTTCCTCTGGTTTCGGCTGCTGAGTTTTCCTCAGGAGACCAGCCTCTTCGAACAGCTCCTTCAGCAGCTTATTATAACCCTAAACACACACAGTCAAACACCTTTTATTACGATGTTCTCAGATGCATGAAGATTGTAATATCTAAAGTGTTCGAGTGTCACCTGTTCTGTGATAAGATCGTCATATCGAGCTTGTGCAATTTCATCCCACTCTTTCTGCAACGCCTCGCTCAAAACTGGATACACTAAAACACAAGAGCAATGATACATTGTAAATAGGGGTTAAACTAACTAGTGGGATCGTTTATTATCAATACATGACATTTAACTTACCCAAGAGGGAGTGTGAATGGCAAACTAGTGGCGTCACAAACGTGAGCGAATAAACACACGTCTGTGGCTCTGAAACACTCGATAGTTTACTGCTATTCCCACAGACCAGGATAACCTTAAATATAGATATAACATCTCAACATTTACTGGCAGAAAACATGCATACAGATACAGCTAcagctacagttgaggtcaaaagtttgcatcctcctttcagaatctgcaaaatgttaattattttagcaaaataagagggatcatacaaaatgcatgttattgtttatttagtactgacctgaagaagatatttcacataaaagatgtttacatatagtcaacaagagaaaaataatagttgaatttatggaGGAAAaaagaccccgttcaaaagtttacatccctttgattcttaatactgtgttgttacctgaatgatccacagctgtgtttgtttgtttagtgatagttgttcatgagtcccttgtttgtcctgaacagttaaactgactgatgttcttcagaaaaattccacaaattctttggttttccagcatttttgtgtatttgaaccctttccaacaataactgtgtgattttgagatccatcttttcacactgaggacaactgagggactcatatgcaactattacagaaggttcaaacactcactgatgctccagaagaaaagaccatgcattaagagccgggggtgaaaacttttgaaattaataaatatcttattcaggtcagtactaaataaacaataacatgcattttgtattatccctcttattttgttaaaataattaacattctgcagattctgaaaggggtgtgtaaacttttgacctcgactgtaCATTCAAAACATACGTTCATGTAATACAGACCTTCGTCTGTCTGTTCTTGTTTCCACATGAATCTCCTTCTCGCATCCACATGCCAGAAAATGTGTTATTCTGAATCTCCCATTCCTGCCAAATACTACACACACAACAGAGATTTCACATCATAGTTTTCACAGCtaaactaaatagaaaaaaagCATAATAAACAATTTTATAAAGATCATTACCCCAGAATGCCGCTGTATGCGTTCCATCTGAAACTCTGTTCATGCTGAGTCACATTATGAAATGGACAAAATGTGTATTTGTATCTATaaagaaaaaaagtttcttttagttGCACACAATTTCTTTCATACAAATATTCTTTTACATATAATATGGGGCTAGTTGTCTCTGAgacaattggcc
It encodes the following:
- the LOC141300824 gene encoding N-acetylglucosamine-1-phosphotransferase subunit gamma-like, which gives rise to MECVYLKLCLYLTALVAVTSGGKMKIVEEPNTFGLNNQLVSQNSRLQAKISPSPVSGPPHLHRLAGKCFNYIEATYKYTFCPFHNVTQHEQSFRWNAYSGILGIWQEWEIQNNTFSGMWMREGDSCGNKNRQTKVILVCGNSSKLSSVSEPQTCVYSLTFVTPLVCHSHSLLVYPVLSEALQKEWDEIAQARYDDLITEQGYNKLLKELFEEAGLLRKTQQPKPEEKTSSLTHQSLEQCTQDFEKQRAEIERLQSLLTQHNISYQTTTDRTRDQAHLEPSPIQEQHLRGDTGFIADLH